Proteins encoded within one genomic window of Cucumis sativus cultivar 9930 chromosome 3, Cucumber_9930_V3, whole genome shotgun sequence:
- the LOC101220266 gene encoding activator of 90 kDa heat shock protein ATPase homolog 1 encodes MAKFGEGDKRWIVEERPDGTNVHNWHWAETDCLEWSRNFLSKLLSNLPLLDGEGGLFIKTKKVDKVDGEAYVNIRKGKIIPGYELSVTLSWEGEAKDSAGEALQKVDGLVEIPYISDENADEDPEVRVSVKDEGPFGKRMKDAMLAKGKPIVLEKVRLYVQSMAKGGPAKDDLEAKKVEPKSNQSAPAAAPAAATAPAASKPAVVAEKKKVKKGFKTITLTEKFSCRANILFEILMDDNRWKGFTQSNAKISKEVGGEISIFDGSVTGKNLELEEGKLIVQQWRFGSWPDGIHSTVKLTFDEPEPGVTIVKLVHTDVPEEDRYGNATVVENTERGWRDLIFHKIRAVFGFGI; translated from the exons ATGGCCAAGTTCGGCGAGGGTGACAAGCGGTGGATCGTCGAAGAACGTCCCGACGGCACCAATGTTCACAACTGGCACTGGGCTGAGACCGATTGCCTCGAATGGTCTCGTAATTTCCTCTCTAAGCTTCTCTCTAATCTCCCTCTTCTTGACGGCGAGGGCGGCCTGTTCATCAAGACCAAGAAGGTCGACAAGGTTGATGGTGAGGCCTATGTTAATATTCGGAAGGGGAAGATAATTCCTGGTTATGAACTTAGTGTTACTCTCTCTTGGGAAGGAGAGGCTAAGGATTCCGCCGGCGAAGCTCTGCAGAAGGTTGATGGGCTGGTTGAGATTCCGTATATTTCTGATGAGAATGCCGATGAGGATCCTGAGGTTAGGGTTTCTGTTAAGGATGAAGGGCCGTTTGGGAAGAGAATGAAGGATGCTATGTTGGCTAAAGGGAAGCCGATTGTGTTGGAGAAGGTGAGGTTGTATGTGCAGAGTATGGCGAAGGGTGGGCCTGCTAAAGATGATTTGGAGGCTAAAAAGGTGGAGCCGAAGAGTAATCAATCGGCTCCTGCTGCGGCGCCGGCTGCGGCAACTGCTCCTGCGGCATCAAAGCCAGCAGTGGTtgcagagaagaagaaagttaaGAAAGGGTTCAAGACAATAACTCTGACTGAGAAGTTTAGTTGTAGGGCTAACATCCTGTTTGAAATTCTCATGGATGACAATAGATGGAAAGGATTCACTCAGAGCAATGCTAAGATAAGCAAGGAAGTCGGTGGAGAGATCAGTATATTTGATGGGTCTGTCACCGGGAAGAACTTGGAGTTGGAAGAGGGGAAGTTGATTGTGCAACAATGGAGATTTGGAAGCTGGCCTGATGGCATTCATTCCACG GTGAAATTGACATTCGATGAGCCTGAGCCTGGGGTAACCATTGTGAAGTTGGTGCATACCGACGTGCCTGAGGAGGACAG ATATGGGAACGCAACTGTGGTGGAGAACACGGAGAGAGGCTGGCGGGATCTTATATTCCACAAGATCAGAGCAGTTTTTGGCTTTGGAATATGA